The following are encoded in a window of bacterium BMS3Abin11 genomic DNA:
- the hypE gene encoding hydrogenase isoenzymes formation protein HypE gives MEHTHISLAHGNGGRYMRELIENIFARHLSNSLLDTNSDAVRLPQTEGELMMTTDGFIVQPLEFPGGNIGSLAVHGTVNDLAVSGAIPCYLSLNVFIEEGLEIKLLERIINSLGQAAKQAGVYVVAGDTKVIPRGQGSGLTLATTGIGYKQAGPDLSIHHIQAGDCILVSGPVGDHGTAIMLAREEFGISGDLQSDAASVYPLTHEIMHIPGLRFMRDPTRGGLATVMHEILQASGFGIRLEQDKIPIRDPVSVVCEMLGFDPLYLACEGRVVAVIEKDYATIALQRWQQLPQGKQAAIIGQVTGHTRRQAHVVLKTLLGGERILEELEDEPLPRIC, from the coding sequence ATGGAACACACACATATCAGCCTCGCACATGGCAACGGCGGACGTTATATGCGGGAGCTGATCGAAAATATCTTTGCCCGCCATCTGAGCAATTCGCTACTGGATACAAACAGTGATGCAGTTCGCCTGCCACAGACTGAAGGTGAACTGATGATGACCACCGACGGCTTCATTGTGCAGCCGCTGGAATTTCCGGGGGGAAATATTGGTTCACTGGCAGTGCATGGAACCGTCAATGATCTTGCTGTTTCCGGTGCTATTCCCTGTTATCTCAGCCTCAATGTCTTTATTGAAGAAGGACTTGAAATTAAGTTGCTTGAACGGATTATCAATAGCCTGGGGCAGGCAGCAAAACAGGCTGGCGTTTATGTCGTTGCCGGCGATACCAAAGTTATACCTCGCGGTCAGGGCAGTGGGCTCACCCTCGCGACAACCGGCATTGGCTACAAACAGGCTGGCCCCGATCTTTCTATCCATCATATTCAGGCTGGTGACTGTATTCTTGTTAGTGGTCCGGTCGGTGATCACGGCACTGCAATTATGCTGGCACGGGAAGAGTTTGGCATCAGCGGCGACCTGCAATCGGATGCGGCCAGCGTTTATCCGCTAACCCATGAAATTATGCATATTCCCGGTTTACGCTTTATGCGTGACCCTACCCGTGGGGGGCTGGCGACGGTTATGCATGAAATTCTTCAGGCCAGCGGTTTTGGTATCCGGCTGGAACAGGACAAAATCCCCATTCGTGATCCTGTTAGCGTCGTTTGTGAGATGCTGGGTTTTGACCCCCTCTATCTCGCCTGTGAAGGTCGGGTGGTTGCAGTTATTGAAAAAGACTATGCCACAATCGCATTACAACGCTGGCAACAACTCCCGCAAGGTAAACAGGCTGCCATTATCGGCCAGGTCACTGGCCACACGAGAAGGCAGGCACATGTAGTGTTGAAAACCCTGTTAGGCGGGGAGCGTATACTCGAAGAACTGGAGGATGAACCCCTGCCCAGAATCTGTTAA
- the vapC_1 gene encoding tRNA(fMet)-specific endonuclease VapC: MAVLVDTSIWIDYFRGGENSADMEVLIDENLITTNDIILAELVPYLKIKKQTKVIDLLYEVTQIPLDIHWEEIIEFQVKCLKSGANGVGVPDLIIAQNAKQNDCAIYSLDKHFRLLNKVLKVNLHQ, from the coding sequence ATGGCAGTCTTGGTGGATACATCAATATGGATAGATTATTTTCGAGGTGGTGAGAACTCCGCAGATATGGAAGTTCTAATAGATGAAAATCTGATCACTACAAATGACATAATACTGGCTGAGCTAGTGCCTTATTTAAAGATAAAGAAGCAAACGAAAGTCATTGACCTACTTTATGAAGTAACTCAAATACCATTAGATATTCACTGGGAGGAAATAATTGAATTCCAGGTAAAATGTTTAAAATCAGGGGCAAATGGGGTGGGGGTTCCTGATTTAATCATTGCGCAAAATGCTAAACAGAATGATTGCGCAATCTATTCGCTCGATAAACACTTTCGTCTTTTAAATAAAGTATTGAAAGTAAATCTGCATCAATAA
- the hypD gene encoding hydrogenase isoenzymes formation protein HypD, with amino-acid sequence MSDKSKYWLDAIHEIATEQAFRIMNVCGGHERTISLAGIRSLLPKSIELIPGPGCPVCICPEEDIYQAMQLALHENITLLAFGDMLRVPVNTAKNQPRSLEQARSHGADVKPIASLLDVISIARANPQRKTVFFAAGFETTMAPVAAMMLEGIPDNLLLLLSGRLTWPAVAMLLQSQQAGFDALVAPGHVCATMGAEQWQFLIDDYQLPVAVAGFETESLLAAFYSVLRQYQGQRLFLDNCYSQVVLSAGNSCAQEYLQMAFDVVDSQWRGVGAIAVSGYQLKSSFTMHDARLQFPDYEVQNRRRRGEMPPGCDCAKVLLGKIYPDQCRLYGRACIPQHPVGPCMVSDEGACQIWWASGLRDNTPEQLAL; translated from the coding sequence ATGTCAGATAAATCAAAATACTGGCTTGATGCCATACATGAAATAGCAACAGAGCAAGCATTTCGTATTATGAATGTCTGCGGCGGTCATGAACGTACAATTAGCCTGGCCGGCATTCGCAGCCTGTTACCCAAAAGTATCGAACTGATCCCCGGTCCAGGTTGCCCGGTTTGTATTTGTCCGGAGGAGGACATCTATCAGGCCATGCAACTGGCGCTGCATGAAAACATCACCCTGCTTGCCTTTGGTGATATGTTGCGTGTGCCCGTGAATACTGCAAAAAACCAACCGCGTTCACTGGAACAGGCGCGTAGCCATGGCGCTGATGTAAAACCCATTGCCTCACTGCTGGATGTCATCAGTATCGCCCGTGCGAATCCGCAGCGAAAAACCGTTTTTTTTGCCGCCGGTTTTGAGACTACCATGGCACCGGTTGCGGCCATGATGCTGGAAGGTATACCGGACAACCTGTTGCTGCTATTGTCAGGCCGACTGACCTGGCCTGCCGTCGCCATGTTATTGCAATCGCAACAGGCCGGCTTTGATGCGCTGGTGGCACCGGGACATGTTTGTGCAACCATGGGCGCGGAACAGTGGCAGTTCCTGATCGATGATTATCAGCTGCCCGTAGCCGTTGCCGGTTTTGAAACAGAAAGCCTGCTGGCGGCGTTTTATTCCGTATTGCGACAATATCAGGGGCAACGCCTGTTTCTTGATAACTGTTATTCACAGGTTGTTCTGTCCGCTGGTAACTCATGCGCACAGGAATATCTACAGATGGCCTTTGACGTGGTTGATAGTCAGTGGCGCGGAGTCGGTGCAATTGCGGTATCTGGTTACCAACTAAAGTCATCATTTACCATGCATGATGCACGGCTGCAATTCCCGGACTACGAGGTGCAAAATCGACGCCGTCGCGGTGAGATGCCACCCGGTTGTGACTGCGCCAAAGTCTTACTGGGTAAAATTTATCCAGACCAGTGTCGCCTCTATGGCAGAGCCTGTATCCCGCAACATCCTGTTGGACCCTGTATGGTATCCGATGAAGGGGCATGTCAAATCTGGTGGGCCAGTGGCCTGCGCGATAATACGCCTGAACAACTCGCGTTATAG
- the hypF gene encoding carbamoyltransferase HypF — MTVMPEANITDKVQVAYQLCMSGQVQGVGFRPFVYRTATTLGITGWVQNGKGNVIIHAQADEPCINRFIYQLLHQAPAIARPTLEHKNSADLEDLSEFTIRASRSLSKPVIHTPPDYYLCGDCIRELNDPTNRRYRYPFINCTQCGPRYSIIHQLPYDRINTSMSEFVLCPDCQKEYADPHDRRFHAEPVACPVCGPQLTFCSEEKIISDTQQALSKAIDFLHAGKIIAVKGIGGYHLICDARNDEAIQNLRLRKARPHKPFAIMFPAQGDDGLDFVRQYTKLDQVAAQLLTNPARPIVLLETEQRHELSDNIAPGLKQLGIFLPYSPLHYLLLQEFNAPIIASSANISGEPVLTDNDEVEQRLAHIADAFLHHNRRIVRPADDSVYQLINNLPRPIRLGRGVSPLELELPFNIDTPVLAVGGQMKNTIALAWDNRLLVSPHIGELDSPRSMEVFEQAINDLQNLYEIEATIVACDAHPDYRSHRWAKQSGKKIVPVFHHHAHASALVLENIQAEVTQKPWLVFTWDGTGYGEGGSLWGGEALFGQPGAWQRVASFKPFYLPGGDRAGREPWRSAAALCWQAGINYRATQQVALFKSAWDKRINCPSSTSVGRLFDAASSLTGLLDKTSFEGQGAIYLEAQLDSRTDALSEAEPLAMHLNEKNILEADWSSLLPILRNKDLSVAQRSQYFHSTLAATLLKKSALLRECYGDFYIGLTGGVFQNKHLTEYIIKMMQQQGFVVHLNKQLPCNDAGLSAGQIMEVASRLARTD; from the coding sequence ATGACGGTTATGCCTGAGGCGAATATTACCGACAAGGTTCAAGTGGCATACCAGCTATGCATGAGCGGACAGGTGCAGGGGGTGGGTTTTCGCCCCTTTGTTTATCGCACCGCAACAACGCTCGGTATTACCGGCTGGGTTCAAAATGGCAAAGGAAATGTCATAATTCATGCCCAGGCAGATGAGCCATGCATCAACCGGTTTATTTATCAGCTCCTCCATCAGGCACCGGCCATCGCCCGCCCGACTCTGGAACACAAAAACAGCGCAGACCTGGAAGACCTCAGTGAGTTTACTATTCGCGCCAGTCGCTCATTGTCTAAACCGGTCATACATACCCCGCCGGATTATTATCTTTGTGGTGATTGTATCAGGGAGCTGAATGATCCCACCAACAGGCGTTATCGTTATCCCTTTATTAACTGCACCCAGTGCGGCCCACGTTACAGCATTATTCACCAGTTACCTTATGATCGCATCAATACCAGCATGTCTGAGTTTGTTCTTTGCCCGGACTGTCAAAAAGAATACGCTGACCCGCATGATCGTCGCTTCCATGCCGAACCCGTGGCCTGTCCTGTCTGTGGTCCGCAGTTAACTTTTTGCAGTGAGGAAAAAATCATCAGCGATACGCAACAGGCTCTGTCAAAAGCTATAGACTTTTTACATGCCGGAAAGATTATTGCGGTTAAGGGAATAGGGGGTTACCACCTGATCTGTGATGCACGAAATGATGAAGCAATACAAAACCTGCGCCTACGCAAAGCACGACCTCACAAACCGTTTGCCATTATGTTTCCTGCACAGGGAGATGATGGTCTGGATTTTGTACGCCAGTATACAAAACTGGATCAGGTAGCCGCACAATTATTAACTAATCCGGCAAGGCCGATAGTATTGCTGGAGACAGAACAGCGTCATGAGCTGTCAGATAATATTGCGCCGGGACTTAAGCAGCTTGGCATTTTTCTGCCCTACAGTCCGTTACATTATTTACTGCTGCAGGAATTTAATGCACCGATAATTGCAAGCTCGGCCAATATCAGTGGTGAACCTGTACTGACTGACAATGATGAAGTTGAACAACGTCTTGCGCATATTGCCGATGCTTTTTTGCACCATAATCGTCGCATTGTTCGTCCGGCTGATGACAGTGTGTACCAGCTGATCAATAATCTGCCCCGACCAATACGCCTGGGTCGGGGTGTTTCACCTCTTGAACTCGAGCTGCCTTTTAATATTGATACACCTGTGCTGGCAGTGGGTGGGCAAATGAAAAATACCATCGCTCTGGCCTGGGATAATCGTCTGCTGGTCTCGCCGCATATTGGTGAGCTTGACTCGCCGCGAAGTATGGAAGTGTTTGAACAGGCAATCAATGATCTGCAAAATTTATATGAAATTGAGGCCACAATCGTTGCCTGTGATGCGCACCCTGATTACCGTTCTCATCGCTGGGCAAAACAAAGTGGCAAAAAAATAGTTCCGGTGTTTCATCACCATGCCCATGCCTCCGCCCTGGTGCTTGAAAACATTCAGGCAGAAGTGACGCAAAAACCCTGGCTGGTATTTACATGGGATGGAACCGGCTATGGTGAAGGTGGCAGCCTCTGGGGAGGAGAAGCCCTGTTTGGGCAACCAGGGGCATGGCAACGGGTCGCCAGTTTTAAACCGTTTTATCTTCCCGGTGGTGACAGGGCCGGGCGTGAACCCTGGCGCAGTGCCGCTGCGCTATGCTGGCAGGCAGGTATTAACTACAGGGCAACTCAGCAAGTTGCATTATTCAAATCAGCATGGGACAAACGCATTAACTGCCCATCATCAACTTCCGTTGGCCGCCTGTTTGATGCAGCAAGTTCATTAACTGGTCTGCTCGATAAGACCAGCTTTGAAGGGCAGGGGGCTATCTACCTGGAAGCACAGCTGGATAGCCGGACGGATGCGCTTTCAGAAGCCGAACCCCTGGCAATGCATTTGAATGAAAAAAATATTCTCGAAGCAGACTGGAGCAGCCTGCTGCCAATATTGCGAAACAAAGACCTGAGTGTTGCTCAACGCAGCCAGTATTTTCATAGCACCCTTGCCGCTACCCTGCTAAAAAAATCAGCCCTGTTACGCGAATGTTATGGTGACTTTTATATTGGCCTGACTGGTGGTGTTTTTCAGAATAAACATCTGACTGAATATATTATTAAAATGATGCAGCAACAGGGTTTTGTGGTTCATTTAAATAAACAACTGCCCTGTAACGATGCGGGTTTGAGCGCCGGGCAAATTATGGAAGTTGCTAGCAGGTTAGCCAGAACAGATTAA
- the hypB gene encoding hydrogenase isoenzymes nickel incorporation protein HypB, translating to MCDTCGCNITPANEHLIKAGGKLAKTPNGNNSISILKNLLSENDHQAAHNRQHFNKHSVLAVNLMSSPGSGKTALLEATIDILKDRFNIAVIEGDLETENDALRIRNKGIPAVQVTTGSACHLDAHMLHDALHQLDLSALDILFIENVGNLICPASFDLGQHRNVVLLSVTEGDDKPAKYPVMFRAGDLVLLTKNDLLPLLDDFDSEAARQHIRKLANPAPVLEISARQPATVSGWIDWLETEMNKMRHETVIPHSHVR from the coding sequence ATGTGTGATACCTGTGGCTGCAATATTACGCCTGCCAATGAACACCTGATTAAAGCAGGCGGGAAACTGGCTAAAACTCCAAATGGCAATAACAGTATAAGCATACTGAAAAACCTGTTATCTGAAAACGATCATCAGGCCGCTCACAATCGTCAACACTTCAACAAACACAGCGTACTGGCTGTTAATTTGATGTCCTCCCCCGGTTCCGGCAAAACAGCTCTACTAGAGGCCACTATTGATATACTGAAAGACAGGTTCAATATCGCGGTTATTGAGGGTGACCTCGAAACTGAAAATGATGCATTGCGTATTCGCAATAAAGGCATTCCGGCGGTTCAGGTCACTACCGGCAGTGCCTGCCATCTGGATGCACATATGCTGCATGATGCCCTGCATCAACTGGATCTGTCCGCGCTGGATATCCTCTTTATTGAAAATGTAGGTAACCTAATCTGTCCGGCCAGTTTTGATCTGGGGCAACACAGGAATGTTGTTCTGCTTTCTGTTACAGAAGGGGATGACAAACCGGCAAAATACCCGGTTATGTTTCGTGCAGGCGATCTGGTATTACTGACTAAAAACGATCTTTTGCCATTGCTTGATGACTTTGATAGCGAAGCTGCCAGGCAGCATATTCGCAAGCTTGCCAACCCGGCACCGGTACTGGAAATATCAGCCAGACAACCCGCCACTGTTTCAGGCTGGATTGACTGGCTAGAAACTGAAATGAATAAAATGAGGCATGAAACGGTAATACCACACTCGCATGTCAGATAA